From Solanum lycopersicum chromosome 4, SLM_r2.1:
GTTGCTGAAATTAAGTTGTCGTTGTGGTTTTTATTAGATAGCTATGTGCAAGTTTgctcattatttattttggcATTACCGTTTGCGCAGACTGATGATGTACTCCCAAATTTGGAAGAGCAGGGTGTGCGTCAGTTATACCCAAAAGGGCCTAATGTTGGTAATGTTTGCAGCTATTCTCAAAAAGCCGTATTTGTTCCTACTGTGATATGTAACATGCATATCTTTTTTAAACATTTATGGTTAAAAGAATTTAAGTATGTGGATACACACATTTGTACCTTATATATCATCCTGCATTTTCGATATGAATCTGCATGGAACATGACACTCGTTTTTGTTTCCTTATCGTAAGTTCCAAGTAAATATCCTCTACAAGGTCAATCGATATGTCTAATCATTTCTGTTCTCTTTCTCTAAGCCAGTGACcagaataaataaaagggaaatagaTATAAAGTTTGAGCCCTTTAGGTTATTCAAAGTCTTAGACAAAAGATTGCAAATCAAGTATCCTATGCATTGCAAAAGTTAATTGCAGAATCAATTCCATAGTTGAAACGATGATGTCCCCTTTATTGGGTGCTGCTGCATATGGGATGCTTCCAGAGATAAATTTAGGTGCTATTTTGTTGCTTCTcagaaaaaattattcattcTTATTCTGCTGATTCATGTTACAGATTTCAAGAAAGAACTAAGAGCACTTAACAGAGAATTGCAGCTACATATATTGGAGCTTGCTGATGTTCTTGTAGAGCGCCCTTCGCAATATGCCAGGAGAGTGGAAGAGATATCTCTGATATTCAAGAACTTGCACCACCTACTCAATTCTCTGCGTCCTCACCAGGTGATCAATTGGTGAAATCTAAGTGTCTAAATATTTCTGGGTTTTAGCATGGCTATAGAAGATAGATGATCTCAATAATCATTTacctttgtttctttcttttacaGGCTCGAGCCACACTTATCCACATTCTAGAACTTCAGATACAACGACGTAAACAAGCAATAGAGGATATCAAGCGGTATGATGTTGTTTGTATgttctttttatcatatatatttagCTTCTTCCTTCATTAGATTTAGATGAAAAATCGTGAGTTTTCTAGAAGAGTTCAAGTGTGCCTCATCAAACAGTTGCAAGTGAAAGAATTCAGTTTCCCTTTAAGCTGCTTCAGTCACTTTCAGCTACACAGATTATATGTAATTACTATATCAAACTACCTCTCAAAATGAAAAGAGAGATGTATTTACCGTTAACTCTAATAATGTGCATAAATTCACAAGTTGTTGGAGTTGAGGCAGACTGTTTAATTCtctctttatctttttatcCTGGTTACTATGATTTTAGTCATGATTTTGGTTTCTATTTGCTTGTATAGGAGAAGGGAAGAAGCTCAGAAGCTTCTAAAGGAGGCACTTGGTACCCTTGAGGGACAGTAGAATGCTCTTTAGACTTTACACACACAGCTGGCAGAATTAGTGTCTAGAATGCTTTGAAATTACAGTATAGAAATCATTCAGTCCTAATGtgaaattttctttattcactTGCCTGAATTTTATACAGTGACAATGCTTTTATGTGGCAAGTGTCACAATCCAGTGCCAAAAATTCGACGTTTCAGTCATCGAGGCAATACAGAGTTTCGATTAAGAGTGTGTAAAAAGATTTAGGTGACCTATCAAACATGTAACTATTCtgatattatgttaaattcTTAAAAAGTAGTCTCATCACTACTATTGAACATGTGATCTTCCTTATCTTTTGTTGCTGAGCGGTGTGAATAGCTCTTCTAACATCAACGTGAATCAGCCTATACGCGTCATCGCGGATGTTGTAGAGCAAGTATTTAAAGGGATTGTGGCAAGGTCGaccatttgaaaaagaaaagtccACATAGACTACAGTAGTAAGCAGTGTTGATCAGCTGACGCAGAGTATCCTAAACAACAGCAACAATTACTATGCCTCAATTCACCAAGGGAGCAAAACGGTGGGAGCTCCAATGTTTTGTTGCTGTGACATGAAAGATGCTATGGTTGTACAATCTAAAGAATCTACATTCAAGAAGCAACTGTGACATAACCCAGTAGATCAGCTAACAACACACATCTATTGGCATTCGACGAACACTCTTAGACGAAAACCAGATTAACTGGAAAAAAATAGGAGTGAAGTGTACAATCTCGTAGccaattcataaaaaattcaacatttttgcGACAAACTAAAAGAGAGTGTTTACGAATtgcaaaaagagagaaaaaaaaagcatgGCATTCGAAAGAAAATTTGTGTACAAGGATATTAACAAGTCCAAGAAGCAGATCTTTTCATGGTAGGCTTCATCTGTTTATCTTCTTCAAGTGATATCATACCCAAATGAGATGGATCTTCCAGCATCATTCTAGCTACCAAGTAACCAGCAATGGACCATGTCTGGAACTTACGCGCCTGCTTTCCAATAAATCGACCAAGCTTTCCGTCGTAATACTCTGGCCAGCTATCTTTTAGTAAACGCGATTCAGCTAGTTCAATGGCCCGTCGTGCTATTTGGGGTCGACCAGTCTTGATAGCTGCTGCAGTAAGGAGCCACAGAAGAACTAGACACAAAAAACCAGGCAAATCAGTATTAGCATAAGTTTGTAAATGTCACGGTGCAGAACATGAAAAGAGTACTCCCTCggtttcattttatgtgaaaGTGTGACTGAGCACAGAGTTCAACACgtgatcttaaacatgtcatgacATTTTTTGTGGCTATAAACCGTATCACTAAGGGTTTTTAAATATAGAAAGGCATCATTCTTTTCGGAATAGACTAAAAGAGCAAGATTGATGCATAAAATGGAATATAGGGAGACATGATAGGCTACCAAAAAGTAGACAGATATACTGGTCATCGTGATGCGAGATGACATAGCAAACTATTGCTAAATAGAATGAAGTACTTTTGGTGTTATATAAGAAGGAAGAAACTATAACCTGGCCAAGTGCCACCATTGTGGTAACTCCAACTAGTGTTTTTAGGGTCGCATCCTGTTACAATTCTCCATTCATGGCCTTCCATAGCAGGATAACAGATTTTCAGCGGCATTTCTCCAACTAGCTCTTGCCATCTTGATTCAACGAGATCCATTATGGCGGAAGCTTGCTCAGGTGTAGCCAAAGATGACAAGATTGAAATACAGTTACCCAAACAAAACCAACGGAAGTCCATGTGAGCAGGACTAACATTTCCGATGAAGTAACCACCACGAGTTGGCATGAAATCAAAAACCCACTCCGGAAGGGAATCTGGCATCACATTAAACTTGTTTACTGCAGTGTGAGAGTACTCTTCTGTTTTGTAGCGGTATATATCATTCAGTTGTTTTATGTCGAGCCAATAGTAACTTCTCATGTGAAAGCTTAAAGCATGAAGTCGTTTAATTATTGCATCACAACACTCTTGGTTTTCTTCGTCGTGTTTAAGGAGAAACAAGGCACATCTTAAGGCCATAAAGAAAAGTGCTTGTATTTCAATAGGATAGCCATAGACACCCTGGGAACAATATGAAACAAAGTGCTTATGACATGTGAGTAGTGGATATTTTAAAGGAAGTTGAACTGCAATAATTGAGAATTTTAATATGCCCACAAATTTATTGAGAATATGAGAAAAGAGTACAAGTCTTCTTATTGgtccagtgtaatcccacaagtggagtCTCAGGAGGGTAGTGTATacacagaccttacccctacatcgtggaggtagagaggttgtttccgaaaGACCCTCAGCTCAAAGTGCAGCACATCAAAGAAGTTATGAAAAAGGAGATACAGCAGTGAAGAAAACACGTCAATTAATAAGGAAAGCACTACATAGCACATCGAAATCAAGCGGTAACTGAAACACAATAGAAAACAGATGGTCAAACGCAAGAAAGTACGTGTATACGACTAATACTAAGACAGACACAGTGCTACCAGACTCCCACCAAGCCTAATCCCGCCAAAAAGCAAGACAAAGCTCAACTGCCTATTTCTTAACTTCAAGCAAATGATGTGAAATCTCAGCAGAACTCCTATTTGAAGCTTAACTTACCTAAGTCAGAATCAGAATCACTGTCATTATGTACGAGAAATAGAAAATCAAGCACGTAATAAGTATGTAGGCTAACCAAATCTTGACAGATTATAAATATGCATTTGGTCAATTATACTATTCTAGAAGTAACAGTTGATAGCTATCTCATATCTTGTCATCACTGTCATCATGTAATATTAAGTAGAAAATCAAGCATGTAATAAACAGAAAACAAGGCATGAGCATAAGTCAGATCTAGTTTAAAAAACCGATAAAGAGCGGATAGTAGTACATCAGACTGACCATTCTGCGATCAATCATAGAGCATCCATCAGCGCACAGCAGGGTTGGGAATGTATCAAAACCTTCAGAGAGACATAATTCAAGAATCAGCCTTATACCCCTTTGGCATTCTGGCATCTCAGCCAAAGAAGTGTCCCCTGTAGACTTTGTGTATGCACGAAGTAGTATAATCCACCAGAACCCTGAATCAACAGGAGCAACTCTACCAATAGCACTTTCACCGAAATCAGCAGTTATAGTCTCATAGTTCCTAACAGGATCATGAGACACTTTAAAACTTGCAGGCATAACTCCATCCCCCAACTTGAACTGGTCTATCTTCTTCTCCCGAGATTGGAGGCGCAAggttttcaaaagaaaattctttACTATATCAGGTTCACCATTCATCAAGAATGCCAAAGCGCTGGGGACAAAATCTCTGACAAAAACCTGCCAAATTTTAAGTCAGAACTGCAAATTGCAAGTAGAATGGTTGTCATGTACATAGAGAAAGACGACTGTGAAAGGATTTCGGAAAGCTGGGCCCATCAGTAAGCTGGTTTTACCTCTGGAGAATATCTAGAATCTGGTTCTAGATCAGACGCAAAAACGCTCAAAGGTTCATTGGGGTTTTAAGCGCAAATAAGCATGAATAACAaataagtgaaatatcaattgtttagtgCCGCCTCGTCATAAGAGGTTAATTCACAATGATAAGTATGCCTTAGAGAACCTTGCTAACGACACTGAATGCACAATAAGCGAGAAAAAGTGCTCAGACACATTTCGAGTCCCGCTTCATGGCTTAAATGCGCCTTTGACAACACTGGTTCTACATAAGTTTTTATGTAAACTATTTGAACAATTCAGTCGGTCAAGCTTAGCTCATATTCATTGAAATAGCTGGGCCTGCAAACTATACCCCCTCTTCATCTTATCAGTCAACCGCAAACCAATCAGTTGCACTGATAACTATAGTGTGGACATAGGAATTCACCATTTTCTATTTATTACGTAAAGAAACATCTAGTACAACTTATCAGAGGACACTCGTCAAAACAAGTTCCATTGAAGCACATAATCGACCTGCTTCACGGGATATTAAATCACAACAAAATACATAAAGACAAACTTGTATCCATCTAAGAACTAGAACAATAAGCATTTACCTGATCATAGTTAAGTTCCTCAGCAGAATTATCTATAGCAGCAATAGTTCCCACAGGTTGATCTCGGAAGTTAACAATAGAACGCCTCAAAGCTTCCCATGCTTCGCCGATTATAGGATGCGGCTCATATCCGAAGGTTGATCTGGGTGTGTGTATGCCGGACCACCTTCCTGGTGAATACACTCCAACCATATTATCAAAAACACGAGAAGAGTTCTCCGAATTTTTGTATACCTGACGTGGCGGTGAATGAGTCATTGACATTTCGCTGAAAGATCTTTCATCGAACGACCTCTTCCTTTCAATATTAACTTGTCTTGGCCTTTCCAGCAATCTAGCCAAATCTTCCTCGATTTCAAACAAGGATGGAGCAGCTTCCGCGTGTCTTGCATTCCCATTTTGAGACACATCCACAGGGCTAGGCATCTTCCAATACTTCCAAAAGTCCTAGACAATAAGAAATCGAATCCAAAGATCTGCATATCAccaatgaaataagaaaacttTTAAGAATTCGCCCCCGTAACAGAAGCTTAGTAAACACAAAGCTATATAGCTCAGACTCTCCAAAAACATCAAACAAGTGTGTGTCGGATCCTCCGAAAGGTTCCTCTTTTGGAGGATCCAATGGGCTGcagcaacatttttggagagtccgagcTACATCAAACAAGAACTTACATAATAAAGAATACAATCAACTTGTAATAAAGAGTGCAATTAATGCCTCTTATACTTGGAATACATTAAATTGAAATATACACCAGATCAGAAAatcaacatttttttcatttacaaGCAATATTTATTCACTATAAGTTTGGTTTAATTCAACTTGAGCAAAATTAGAGCAAGTTCTTACacacaattttaattaattaatcataatcattaacttaattaaacaaTCAAAGTCAAACTACTGTTAGATCTTCTTTTACTTTATCAAtttacttctttctttttaattcatACTTTGATCAATCCAGCAAATACTGAAACCAGCACAAAATGAAAAATCTCAAATGCAGAAAAACCTTAATATCATCGAAACAaacagaaaaatgaaaaaattaagaaacatagataaaacacaaaataaataaccTAGGAGCTGGTAATAACAACCTCAAAGTATCGGCGGCGGCGGCGGCGGCTACGGCGAACTTCAGTGAGATCTAAGGTTTCCGAGGAAGACACCAACCATGAACTATCAGAAAGACTTTGGGACACAATGGGTCTTTCACTATATACTATGTTGGAActatgtgaaaaaaaattaaccggGAAATGAAGGTCAAAAGACGAGTTGACTGGATATACCGGTAAGATTTTGTGCTTGTGACGTATGGGATGGTAACTGACACGTAGGATTGTCTGGGAATATCCGATTAACAGTTCTGGGGTAATCTCCGACCAAACTTTGTCCGAAAATGGATTAGTTGTAATTGTAAATAGTGATTAAGGaaataattgttgttgttgtgaacGATTATTACGATCTTAAGTATGATTAGTGATAACGACTAATCCCACATCCTCGCGACTTAATAAGTTTCATTAATACTacctttagtttttttttaaaaaaaaggatgagattattaatttttttatctcaaCTTATGTTATTcactttcatttttaattaatgtcAAAAAGAatctaatattattatattttggcaacaatttaattttaaaatatttatattatttttaataaaatgatttataatcacataaatataaaaaatttattttaaatcgtaaattttaaagttatatgtCTAATCAAACTACCTCACATAAACTATGACATAGAGAGTAAGAAATAATGATCAACAatgaatttttcatttgttcctttttttcttacttCAACAATGATGATATTGAAGTCGGAAAATAGAATATTATTTAGATAAAAAGTGCTTTAATATATGCATgatgataatttaaataaaataaatgacgaATGAAATCCAAAAAGTTCACTTACCATTAGCTCAAATATTAATGTTGGagaattaataaatttcatatatggtaAATTTTCTAAACATTTATTGCTAAAGAGATtaactatgaaattattaaaacatTCTTTTGTAGTTTCTAAGTAGGCagatttattaaaatttgttgcTGCTGATGTTATTAATCTCAACGATTAGATGTGTTAATCGTTCCGTTTAAATTTTTTGGATGAATCAGCCCTtctcttttaataaaataattttattatttttttattgttatattgtgtgtgagagagagtttaaactattaaaaaaaatgtaattaatcTATGTAcaaaagagaataaaatagaaaaattcatgtaaaagtaaaatcttcattttatttaactttcCTTTTtcgtttaattttaatatttttattcattctttCTATTGCTACCTACTCCTTTTGTcccctttatttttattgttattcttcTTGCTTTGTTTTCAACGATAAGATTAATTTAGTCATTCTATGACTTCGATTTGCATGAATCTTCCCTCCTTTAAGTATAtcgtaaaaaaattaattaattacaccAAGTTGATTTTCTTTATTACTTAAGGTCCAATCCAACTTAGttgaaaatttatattgatgTGAAAGCTGGTTTAATAAATCCTACGTGTAATTAAGTGTCATTTGGACGGCGATGCTGATTTTTACAACGTGTTATTACGTGaaaatgaaattatgttaattaaaagATTAATGTCAAGTACTACATATCCTATTTTGGATACCAACAGAAAATGTTCGATGCATCTTTTTCAAACTagaccaccccaacctacccatgtttcacttgatatatatattattgttggaaataaaaaacttttaaaaaagtatatgaaaGACTTTTGGTATATTGGTCATTCATTATCTCAATTCTTATCTGGTATGAGATATCAattcttattatatatttaatgttttttaatgGAATTGTTtgtttgcatatattttttatatttattataatgaaatgaggtaacaaataacatataatataacataatataaaaattgattctacagaaaacttgaaaattataagtgtataactAGTAAAATATAGTTATATGTGATGATTGTTATAAGAATATCTTGTGTTCTGAATAAGCGGGTTAGAAATTGATCGGCATATCGACTAATCCGTTGTATATGTTTGTCATTAGTCATTActtacattaataattttaaaatcatgaaaattcgATATGATTTATGACTAACCTAGCATGACACTTATGTTGAGTTTAACAAGAAGCCACATCTTTGTTATAATATTTGTCACAATTTTAAAATGTAGCATCTTTTTA
This genomic window contains:
- the LOC101262307 gene encoding mediator of RNA polymerase II transcription subunit 7a, which produces MSTATYPPPPPFYRLYKDYLQDPKSAPEPPPPIEGTYVLFGSNYTTDDVLPNLEEQGVRQLYPKGPNVDFKKELRALNRELQLHILELADVLVERPSQYARRVEEISLIFKNLHHLLNSLRPHQARATLIHILELQIQRRKQAIEDIKRRREEAQKLLKEALGTLEGQ
- the LOC100134879 gene encoding probable alkaline/neutral invertase D, giving the protein MPSPVDVSQNGNARHAEAAPSLFEIEEDLARLLERPRQVNIERKRSFDERSFSEMSMTHSPPRQVYKNSENSSRVFDNMVGVYSPGRWSGIHTPRSTFGYEPHPIIGEAWEALRRSIVNFRDQPVGTIAAIDNSAEELNYDQVFVRDFVPSALAFLMNGEPDIVKNFLLKTLRLQSREKKIDQFKLGDGVMPASFKVSHDPVRNYETITADFGESAIGRVAPVDSGFWWIILLRAYTKSTGDTSLAEMPECQRGIRLILELCLSEGFDTFPTLLCADGCSMIDRRMGVYGYPIEIQALFFMALRCALFLLKHDEENQECCDAIIKRLHALSFHMRSYYWLDIKQLNDIYRYKTEEYSHTAVNKFNVMPDSLPEWVFDFMPTRGGYFIGNVSPAHMDFRWFCLGNCISILSSLATPEQASAIMDLVESRWQELVGEMPLKICYPAMEGHEWRIVTGCDPKNTSWSYHNGGTWPVLLWLLTAAAIKTGRPQIARRAIELAESRLLKDSWPEYYDGKLGRFIGKQARKFQTWSIAGYLVARMMLEDPSHLGMISLEEDKQMKPTMKRSASWTC